The sequence below is a genomic window from Thermoleophilaceae bacterium.
AGCACGTGGTGGAGGAGCTCCGCGAGCGCGGCGCGATCTTCGTCGACCAGGAGACCGAGGTGCCGGAGGGGGAGACGGTCGTGTTCTCCGCCCACGGCGTGGCGCCGGGCGTCCACGCGAACGCCGAGGCGCGCCGGCTCCGCACCATCGACGCCACCTGCCCGCTCGTCACGAAGGTCCATGTGGAGGCGCGCAAGTTTGCCGCGCAGGGCTACACGATCATCCTGATCGGGCACGGGGGCCACGAGGAGGTGGAGGGCACGATGGGCGAGGCGCCCGAGAGGATCGTGCTGATCGAGACCGAGGACGACGTGGATCGGCTCGAGGTCGAGGACCCTGACCGCGTGGCCTACGTCTCGCAGACCACGCTCTCGGTGGACGAGACGCAGGACATCATCGACCGCCTGAAGGAGAAGTTCCCGAACATCGTCGGCCCCCGTACCGACGACATCTGTTACGCCACCACCAACCGTCAGCTCGCCGTCAAGCAGATGGCCGGCGAGTGCGACCTCGTGCTCGTGATCGGGTCGCGCAACTCATCCAACTCCAACCGTCTCGTGGAGGTGG
It includes:
- a CDS encoding 4-hydroxy-3-methylbut-2-enyl diphosphate reductase, with amino-acid sequence MPEKIYLAAPRGYCAGVDRAVQTVEHALDLYGAPVYVRKEIVHNKHVVEELRERGAIFVDQETEVPEGETVVFSAHGVAPGVHANAEARRLRTIDATCPLVTKVHVEARKFAAQGYTIILIGHGGHEEVEGTMGEAPERIVLIETEDDVDRLEVEDPDRVAYVSQTTLSVDETQDIIDRLKEKFPNIVGPRTDDICYATTNRQLAVKQMAGECDLVLVIGSRNSSNSNRLVEVARYHGADSYLIDNETEVEEEWLEGKRVIGITSGASAPENLVQRLVDFFRKRGVTDISEFHVVQEDVRFMLPKHIRKALAGQPG